The following coding sequences are from one Eleginops maclovinus isolate JMC-PN-2008 ecotype Puerto Natales chromosome 11, JC_Emac_rtc_rv5, whole genome shotgun sequence window:
- the gabrg2 gene encoding LOW QUALITY PROTEIN: gamma-aminobutyric acid receptor subunit gamma-2 (The sequence of the model RefSeq protein was modified relative to this genomic sequence to represent the inferred CDS: inserted 1 base in 1 codon), with the protein MVTMASPNLASKCSTAMAKPSLPLKLFLWVFIVVNLPTSSFQNDEDDEVANKTWVLTPKVYESDVTHILNSLLDGYDNKLRPDIGVKPTVIHTDMFVNSIGPVNAINMEYTIDIFFAQTWYDRRLKFNSTMKVLRLNSNMVGKIWIPDTFFRNSKKADAHWITTPNRMLRIWNDGRILYTLRLTIDAECQLKLNNFPMDEHSCPLEFSSYGYPREEIVYKWKRSSVEVGDIRSWRLYQFSFVGLRNTSEIVRTVSGDYVVLTXFFDLSRRMGYFTIQTYIPCTLIVVLSWVSFWINKDAVPARTSLGITTVLTMTTLSTIARKSLPKVSYVTAMDLFVSVCFIFVFAALIEYGTLHYFVSNRKPSAKKDKKKKNPLLRLFSSKTPTVDIRPRSATAIQMNNATHMQERDEEYGYECLDGKDCTSFFCCFEDCRSGAWRHGRLHIRIAKIDSYARIFFPTAFGLFNLVYWVSYLYL; encoded by the exons ctccttccagaatgatgaagatgatgaggtGGCTAACAAGACGTGGGTGCTGACTCCCAAAGTGTACGAGAGTGACGTCACACACATCTTAAACAGCCTACTAGACGGATATGACAACAAACTAAGGCCTGACATTGGAG TCAAACCAACAGTGATCCACACAGACATGTTTGTCAACAGCATCGGGCCGGTAAATGCCATCAATATG GAATACACCATCGACATCTTTTTTGCTCAGACCTGGTACGACAGGAGGTTAAAATTCAACAGCACGATGAAGGTTCTGCGTCTCAACAGCAACATGGTTGGGAAGATCTGGATTCCTGACACTTTTTTCCGCAACTCGAAGAAAGCCGATGCCCACTGGATCACCACGCCCAATCGCATGCTTAGAATCTGGAATGACGGTCGGATACTCTACACCCTCAG gttgACCATCGATGCAGAGTGCCAGCTTAAACTGAACAACTTCCCAATGGATGAGCACTCATGTCCCCTGGAGTTCTCAAGCT ATGGCTACCCCAGGGAGGAGATTGTGTACAAGTGGAAGAGGAGCTCAGTGGAGGTTGGGGACATTCGCTCCTGGAGGCTATACCAGTTCTCCTTCGTGGGCCTGAGGAACACCTCTGAGATTGTCAGGACTGTCtcag GTGACTATGTGGTGCTGA GTTTCTTTGACCTGAGCAGAAGAATGGGATACTTCACCATCCAGACCTACATCCCATGCACCCTCATTGTTGTCCTCTCATGGGTCTCATTCTGGATCAACAAGGACGCAGTACCTGCCAGGACATCACTGG GCATCACCACTGTGCTGACCATGACCACGCTGAGTACTATAGCCAGGAAATCCCTTCCAAAAGTTTCCTATGTGACCGCCATGGACCTGTTTGTGTCAGTCTGCTTTATTTTCGTCTTCGCCGCACTTATAGAGTATGGCACGCTGCACTACTTTGTCAGCAACAGGAAGCCGAGCGCCAAaaaggacaagaagaagaaaaacccG CTCCTCCGGCTCTTTTCCTCAAAG ACACCCACGGTTGACATCCGTCCCCGCTCGGCCACAGCCATTCAGATGAACAACGCCACGCACATGCAGGAGCGAGACGAAGAGTACGGTTATGAGTGTCTGGACGGGAAGGACTGCACCagcttcttctgctgtttcgaGGACTGCCGCTCTGGAGCCTGGCGGCACGGCAGGTTGCACATCCGCATCGCAAAGATAGACTCGTATGCACGCATCTTCTTCCCCACTGCATTTGGTCTATTTAACCTGGTCTACTGGGTGTCCTATCTCTATCTCTAG